One bacterium genomic region harbors:
- a CDS encoding GNAT family N-acetyltransferase has product MENRPVEIRPYAPGDRVPVRDLAVDTALRGEPGTAFLPDRELLADLLTGPFLDLEPGNVFVAVTPEGALAGYIFGSGNFKRLGRAFWPRFLPGIAVRALRRGLLADTGARRFLIGAARAGLGGEFGCPADLAPYPGVLHINLSRERRGRGLGSRLLRRFLGHLAAAGTPGVHCGTMSESARDFFLRNGFLQLCRKRRPFFDAYAGREVTYFVLAKPLDGAAARAGDV; this is encoded by the coding sequence GTGGAAAACCGGCCCGTCGAAATCCGGCCTTACGCTCCCGGCGACCGCGTCCCGGTCCGGGACCTGGCCGTGGATACCGCTCTCCGGGGAGAGCCGGGAACTGCGTTTCTCCCCGACCGGGAACTGCTGGCCGACCTCCTCACCGGGCCCTTCCTCGATCTCGAACCCGGCAACGTCTTCGTGGCGGTGACGCCGGAAGGAGCCCTGGCCGGGTATATCTTCGGTTCCGGAAATTTCAAGCGCCTGGGGCGCGCCTTCTGGCCGCGGTTCCTGCCCGGCATCGCCGTACGCGCCTTACGGCGGGGGCTGCTGGCGGACACGGGCGCGCGCCGGTTCCTGATCGGAGCGGCCCGGGCCGGCCTGGGGGGGGAATTCGGCTGCCCGGCCGACCTCGCCCCCTACCCGGGAGTGCTTCACATCAACCTCTCCCGGGAACGGCGGGGGCGGGGGCTGGGAAGCCGCCTGCTCCGCCGTTTTCTGGGCCACCTGGCGGCCGCCGGAACTCCGGGCGTCCATTGCGGGACCATGTCCGAATCCGCCCGTGATTTTTTCCTGCGCAACGGCTTCCTTCAGCTCTGCCGGAAACGGCGGCCGTTCTTCGACGCCTATGCCGGACGGGAAGTGACCTATTTCGTCCTGGCAAAAC